A window from Hoeflea sp. IMCC20628 encodes these proteins:
- a CDS encoding alpha/beta hydrolase — protein MTRFLHRTRPIVVHAGMVSLGLVLSGCLGSAPEGVLTPVTQTAPNATEISIMVATTRAPADNPGLLYSGERGDVIDFNELVVSIPPDVGRKIGEVQWPKKLPPDPTREFATLSAHRFTSVEDVRAWYLQHKSPTGRLLIFVHGFNTRYESAVYRFAQIAHDSKTDATPVMFTWPSRGSVFDYGYDKESTNYSRSALEALLTGASSAPEIKDVTILAHSMGTWLTMESLRQMAIRNDGVASKISNVILASPDLDIDVFRQQLADMGPKRPKFTVFVSKDDRALTLSRRISGNVDRLGQIDISNPAYRDEFERGGITILDLSALQVGDRLNHSKFAESPEVVKLLGQRLIDGQEVTDQDLGLGAELGATAMSVSNTVGSAAGMAISAPIAILDPKARGTFDAQSRRFGKGLGDSILGVAPGLVGISTRPRRCNPTREDC, from the coding sequence ATGACCAGATTTCTGCATAGGACGCGACCGATCGTGGTGCATGCCGGAATGGTTTCGCTTGGTCTGGTGCTGTCCGGTTGCCTCGGCAGCGCGCCTGAAGGGGTGCTCACCCCGGTCACCCAGACTGCACCGAATGCGACAGAGATTTCGATCATGGTCGCGACAACGCGAGCGCCGGCGGATAACCCGGGTCTGCTCTATAGTGGTGAGCGCGGCGATGTCATCGACTTCAACGAATTGGTGGTTTCCATTCCGCCGGACGTCGGGCGCAAGATCGGCGAAGTGCAATGGCCGAAGAAACTGCCGCCCGATCCAACCCGCGAGTTCGCCACGCTGTCGGCACACCGGTTTACCTCCGTCGAGGATGTGAGGGCGTGGTATCTGCAGCACAAGTCGCCAACCGGGCGGTTGCTGATTTTCGTGCATGGTTTCAATACGCGCTATGAAAGTGCGGTCTACCGGTTTGCCCAGATTGCCCACGACAGCAAGACCGACGCCACGCCGGTGATGTTCACCTGGCCGTCGCGTGGCTCTGTGTTCGACTACGGCTATGACAAGGAAAGCACAAACTATTCCCGCTCGGCACTGGAGGCGCTGTTGACAGGCGCGTCATCGGCCCCGGAAATCAAGGATGTCACCATACTGGCACATTCGATGGGCACCTGGCTGACAATGGAGTCGCTGCGCCAGATGGCAATCCGCAACGATGGCGTAGCTTCCAAGATCAGCAACGTCATCCTGGCGTCACCAGATCTTGATATCGATGTCTTCCGGCAGCAATTGGCCGACATGGGGCCGAAGCGACCGAAATTCACCGTGTTTGTGTCCAAGGATGATCGCGCACTGACGCTGTCGCGCCGGATTTCCGGCAATGTCGACCGGCTCGGCCAGATCGACATCAGCAATCCGGCCTATCGCGACGAGTTCGAGCGGGGCGGGATCACCATCCTTGATCTTTCCGCGTTGCAGGTTGGCGATCGCCTCAACCATTCAAAATTCGCCGAAAGTCCGGAAGTCGTGAAACTGCTGGGCCAGCGGCTGATCGATGGTCAGGAAGTCACCGATCAGGACCTGGGTCTTGGCGCTGAACTGGGCGCCACGGCGATGTCGGTTTCAAACACTGTCGGCTCGGCCGCCGGCATGGCGATCTCCGCGCCGATCGCCATTCTTGACCCCAAGGCACGCGGTACATTTGATGCCCAGTCCAGGCGGTTTGGCAAGGGCCTTGGCGACAGCATCCTGGGTGTTGCGCCTGGTTTGGTCGGCATATCTACACGCCCGCGGCGGTGCAACCCGACGCGCGAAGACTGCTGA
- a CDS encoding DMT family transporter, with protein sequence METWILITIAAAFLQNIRSVLQKHLKGVMGTTGATFVRFGFGVPFALLFVALLAFGMDYPVPRLNMHFAGWVTLAALAQITAQALLIQMFSHRNFTVGTAYSRTEPAQAALFGLIFLGDRVSGGTLIAIAISLVGVVLISVARSASGASALLRSVFSRTAGLGLASGAIFGVSAVSYRAASLSLNGPNFMMQAAVTLLSAILLQTVIMLIWMWFRSPGELARIRAAWKIAALVGLVGATASFGWFMAMTLQTAAAVKALAQVEMIFTFASSVLIFREHVNKLEIFGCVFIVAGIIVLLLV encoded by the coding sequence ATGGAAACCTGGATCCTCATCACCATTGCCGCGGCGTTCTTGCAAAACATCCGTTCAGTTTTGCAAAAGCACCTCAAGGGGGTGATGGGGACTACCGGAGCCACCTTCGTGCGCTTCGGATTCGGTGTTCCTTTCGCGCTTCTTTTCGTGGCTCTGCTTGCCTTTGGCATGGACTATCCTGTGCCCCGGCTCAACATGCATTTCGCCGGTTGGGTAACGCTTGCGGCGCTGGCGCAGATTACAGCCCAGGCATTGCTGATCCAGATGTTCAGCCATCGCAATTTCACCGTCGGCACCGCCTATTCGCGCACCGAACCGGCGCAGGCGGCCCTGTTCGGTCTGATTTTCCTTGGTGACCGGGTCAGCGGTGGCACCCTGATAGCCATCGCCATCAGCCTCGTCGGCGTGGTGCTGATATCTGTCGCCCGCTCTGCCTCCGGCGCATCAGCACTGCTGCGATCGGTGTTCTCCCGAACAGCCGGGCTTGGTCTGGCATCAGGCGCCATCTTCGGTGTCTCTGCGGTGAGTTATCGCGCTGCATCGCTTTCGCTGAACGGTCCGAATTTCATGATGCAGGCGGCTGTCACGCTGCTGTCGGCGATCCTGCTGCAAACCGTGATCATGCTTATCTGGATGTGGTTCAGGTCGCCGGGAGAACTGGCCCGCATCCGCGCGGCCTGGAAAATTGCCGCTTTGGTCGGGCTGGTTGGCGCCACCGCTTCATTCGGCTGGTTCATGGCGATGACGCTTCAAACCGCGGCCGCGGTCAAGGCTTTGGCGCAAGTGGAAATGATATTCACCTTCGCATCGTCGGTGCTGATTTTCCGCGAACACGTCAACAAGCTCGAAATTTTCGGCTGTGTCTTCATCGTGGCGGGCATAATTGTGCTATTGTTGGTCTGA
- a CDS encoding methylated-DNA--[protein]-cysteine S-methyltransferase has product MSEQCPQQSVLWLDTPIGPMRAVADETHLLGLEFHDQRPDPEQSGDTGLSPPLVQIEAELKAYFAGDSAEFRTPLRTGGNELERKVWTRLMQVPLGETCSYGDIARDTGSIDAVRVVARYCGTNPIPVVIPCHRCIGSDGSLTGFGGGLWRKKWLLRHEGRMRPVGLFAL; this is encoded by the coding sequence GTGTCCGAACAGTGCCCGCAACAATCCGTGCTGTGGCTCGACACGCCGATAGGCCCGATGCGGGCGGTCGCCGATGAGACCCATCTGCTTGGCCTGGAATTTCACGATCAGCGTCCGGACCCTGAACAGTCGGGCGACACCGGTCTTAGCCCGCCGCTGGTCCAGATCGAGGCCGAGCTGAAGGCTTATTTCGCCGGCGACAGCGCTGAGTTTCGCACGCCGTTGAGAACAGGCGGCAATGAGCTCGAGCGCAAGGTCTGGACGCGGCTGATGCAGGTGCCGCTCGGCGAAACCTGTTCCTATGGTGATATCGCCCGCGACACTGGCAGCATTGATGCGGTGCGCGTGGTTGCCAGATATTGCGGCACCAATCCGATCCCGGTGGTCATTCCCTGTCACCGCTGCATCGGCTCTGACGGATCGTTGACCGGCTTCGGCGGTGGGTTGTGGCGCAAGAAATGGCTTTTGCGGCATGAGGGCCGGATGCGGCCGGTGGGGCTGTTCGCGCTCTGA
- a CDS encoding pyrimidine 5'-nucleotidase, whose translation MTEKSRLPDPAEFAHVTEWVFDLDNTLYPRHTDLFSQIDKKMTEYVRTLLALDHDAARGIQKKYYREHGTTLQGLMLHHGVDPNDFLEKVHDIDYSWVKPDLALGEAIRALPGRKFIFTNGDTPHAERTARALGILDHFDDIFDIVAADLMPKPAAETYDRFLSKHGVHKDKAAMFEDLPRNLLAPHALGMRTVLIVPNNLDVVLDEVWEHEGKDGDHIDHITDDLTGFLARAVA comes from the coding sequence ATGACAGAAAAATCAAGATTGCCCGATCCAGCCGAATTCGCCCATGTCACCGAATGGGTGTTTGACCTCGACAACACGCTGTACCCGCGTCACACCGACCTGTTTTCGCAGATCGACAAGAAGATGACCGAGTATGTCCGCACCCTGCTGGCGCTCGACCATGACGCCGCGCGTGGCATCCAGAAAAAATATTACCGGGAGCACGGCACCACGCTGCAAGGCCTGATGTTGCATCATGGCGTTGACCCCAACGATTTTCTCGAAAAGGTGCATGACATCGATTATTCCTGGGTGAAGCCCGATCTGGCGCTTGGCGAAGCGATCAGGGCTTTGCCGGGCCGCAAGTTCATTTTCACCAATGGAGATACGCCGCATGCCGAGCGGACAGCACGAGCACTCGGCATCCTCGATCATTTCGACGATATCTTTGACATTGTCGCGGCAGACCTAATGCCTAAGCCGGCGGCCGAAACCTATGACCGGTTCTTGAGCAAACATGGCGTGCACAAGGACAAGGCGGCGATGTTTGAGGACCTGCCGCGCAATTTGCTGGCGCCGCATGCACTGGGTATGCGGACGGTGCTGATCGTGCCCAACAATCTCGATGTTGTTCTCGACGAGGTCTGGGAGCATGAGGGCAAGGACGGCGATCATATCGACCACATCACCGATGATCTCACGGGGTTTCTGGCAAGGGCGGTGGCCTGA
- the argB gene encoding acetylglutamate kinase gives MPDTTSNDAATQARLLAEALPYMQRYENKTVVVKYGGHAMGDAALGKAFAQDIALLKQSGVNPIVVHGGGPQIGAMLAKMGIESKFEGGLRVTDEQTVEIVEMVLAGSINKEIVALINAEGEWAIGLCGKDGNMVYAEKAHKTFTDPDSNIERVLDLGFVGEPVEVDRTLLDLLAKSEMIPVLAPVAPGRDGHTYNINADTFAGAIAGAVEASRLLFLTDVPGVLDKDKKLIDELTVSQARALIADGTISGGMIPKVETCIEAIDRGVKGVVILNGKTPHAVLLELFTAHGAGTLLVP, from the coding sequence ATGCCTGATACCACAAGCAACGACGCTGCAACACAGGCGCGCCTGCTCGCCGAGGCGCTGCCCTATATGCAGCGCTACGAGAACAAGACCGTGGTGGTCAAATACGGCGGCCACGCCATGGGCGACGCGGCACTCGGCAAGGCGTTTGCCCAGGACATTGCGCTGCTCAAGCAATCGGGCGTCAACCCGATCGTGGTGCATGGCGGCGGCCCGCAGATTGGCGCCATGCTGGCCAAGATGGGCATTGAGTCCAAGTTCGAAGGCGGTTTGCGGGTTACCGACGAACAAACCGTCGAGATTGTCGAGATGGTTCTGGCCGGGTCGATCAACAAGGAAATCGTTGCGCTGATCAATGCCGAGGGCGAATGGGCCATCGGGTTGTGCGGCAAGGACGGCAACATGGTCTATGCCGAAAAGGCGCACAAGACCTTCACCGATCCGGATTCCAACATCGAACGCGTGCTCGATCTGGGCTTTGTCGGCGAACCGGTGGAGGTAGATCGCACGCTTCTCGATCTTCTTGCCAAATCCGAAATGATTCCGGTGCTGGCGCCGGTGGCGCCGGGGCGCGACGGCCACACCTACAACATCAATGCCGACACATTTGCCGGCGCCATTGCCGGCGCTGTGGAAGCCTCACGGCTGTTGTTCCTGACCGACGTGCCGGGAGTGCTCGACAAGGACAAGAAGCTGATTGATGAGCTCACCGTAAGCCAGGCGCGCGCGCTGATTGCCGACGGGACGATCTCGGGCGGCATGATCCCGAAAGTCGAAACCTGCATCGAAGCGATCGATCGCGGCGTCAAGGGCGTGGTCATCCTCAACGGCAAGACACCGCACGCGGTGCTTCTGGAGCTGTTCACGGCGCATGGCGCGGGAACCTTGCTGGTTCCCTGA